The following are from one region of the Desertibacillus haloalkaliphilus genome:
- a CDS encoding histidinol-phosphatase, protein MTVFDLHTHHERCGHAKGTIEDYITAAISNGLDVIGIADHSPYFHSKEDHPSPGVTMAKSQFNDYVNEVLTFKEKYRDKIDVLLGIECDYFPAHMESYRQAVRNIPFDYIIGSVHFVDDISIFKKGRWEGLTKEQKIKTKESYYSLIEQSARSGMFQVLGHIDAMKGFYPQFSEIETDVIDQTLQVIADHELVIEVNTSGKTKDSGGWYPSDEILERALFHNVSVTFGSDAHVPERVGDEFNIVTKRLKEIGYHEWVYFVDQKKVPVPI, encoded by the coding sequence ATGACCGTATTTGACTTACATACTCATCACGAACGTTGTGGTCATGCGAAGGGAACGATCGAAGACTATATCACCGCAGCGATTTCAAATGGGTTAGATGTTATTGGTATCGCTGATCATTCGCCATACTTCCATTCCAAAGAGGACCACCCCTCTCCTGGTGTGACGATGGCCAAAAGTCAATTTAATGACTATGTAAACGAAGTCTTAACCTTTAAAGAAAAATATCGCGATAAAATCGATGTGTTACTTGGGATTGAATGTGACTATTTTCCTGCCCATATGGAGAGTTACCGTCAAGCGGTACGTAATATACCGTTTGACTACATTATTGGTTCCGTGCACTTCGTTGATGACATCAGCATTTTTAAAAAAGGGCGTTGGGAAGGACTGACTAAGGAACAAAAAATAAAAACAAAAGAAAGCTATTACTCCCTAATTGAACAGTCGGCACGGTCAGGAATGTTCCAAGTCCTCGGTCACATTGATGCGATGAAAGGTTTCTATCCTCAGTTTTCTGAGATCGAAACTGATGTCATTGACCAAACATTACAGGTGATTGCCGACCACGAGTTAGTCATTGAGGTTAATACGTCTGGAAAAACTAAAGATTCCGGTGGCTGGTACCCATCCGACGAGATTCTCGAGCGGGCTCTTTTTCACAATGTTTCAGTTACCTTCGGCTCAGATGCCCATGTACCTGAGCGGGTTGGTGATGAATTTAATATCGTTACCAAACGATTAAAAGAGATCGGCTATCATGAATGGGTATATTTTGTAGACCAAAAGAAAGTACCAGTTCCGATCTAG
- a CDS encoding DUF2294 domain-containing protein, which yields MQKTQLKKSVLEAEISKSLTQWEKEYLGRGSVNVKTDIVRNMIIVILKGVLTPAEKELAKDPQGILDIKKTRAALIESGNQQLKSIIYEMTNEEVVSFHTDISVHNGERVIVFMLNDNLEKKLI from the coding sequence ATGCAAAAGACACAACTAAAAAAAAGCGTACTAGAAGCAGAAATCAGCAAATCATTAACACAGTGGGAGAAAGAATACCTCGGACGTGGGTCAGTAAATGTAAAAACTGACATTGTCAGAAACATGATTATCGTCATATTAAAAGGGGTTCTTACACCTGCTGAAAAGGAACTTGCTAAAGATCCTCAAGGGATATTAGACATTAAAAAAACACGAGCAGCATTGATTGAGAGCGGCAACCAACAATTGAAATCAATTATTTATGAGATGACAAACGAAGAAGTTGTTAGCTTTCATACAGATATAAGCGTTCATAACGGCGAACGTGTCATTGTATTTATGCTAAATGATAATCTTGAAAAAAAATTAATATGA
- a CDS encoding FAD-dependent oxidoreductase has protein sequence MSETNEVNENMPKYPEPYWTDSVDVKSFPKLKEDIKVDIAIVGGGITGITTAYLLVKAGMNVALVDADNILNGTTGHTTAKVTSQHDIIYNELVHHFGQEKAKLYYQATNDSYRFIKDTVNEFDIDCDFTEEDAYIYTNSDKYVIDLMNEYRTYEQLGIDGAYLENIPLPIDIKAAIVMKNQAQFHPLKYLEHLVHYIVDHGGAIYENTTAVDIEDDLYPKVVTRDGYKIKCDKVISCSHFPFYDKQSFYFSRMYADRSYVLAATVKADYPGGMYLSAEQPTRSLRSTPYNGENLILIGGEGHKAGQGKPMINHYQALEAFGEDLFGIKEIPYRWSTQDLTTLDKVPYIGQLTSKTENIFVATGYRKWGMTNGTAAALVLRDLVTQRTSPYKDLYSPSRFYSDPSLKYFLNENADVAKHLIQGKLEFALDLRKPEELSEDEGSAVKVNGKRAGAYRDTDGQLHIVDTTCTHMYCEVEWNSGDRTWDCPCHGSRYSIEGEVIEGPAKKPLQKIEKTAE, from the coding sequence ATGAGTGAAACAAACGAAGTAAATGAGAATATGCCAAAGTACCCTGAACCTTATTGGACGGACTCTGTTGATGTCAAGTCCTTCCCGAAACTAAAAGAGGATATTAAAGTTGACATAGCGATTGTTGGCGGTGGAATTACTGGGATTACGACTGCGTATCTCCTAGTCAAAGCAGGAATGAACGTTGCACTTGTTGACGCAGACAACATTTTGAATGGTACTACCGGTCATACAACAGCAAAAGTCACCTCACAACACGACATTATCTATAATGAATTAGTTCACCACTTTGGCCAAGAAAAAGCAAAGCTTTACTATCAAGCAACAAATGATTCTTATCGTTTTATTAAAGATACCGTCAATGAGTTTGATATTGACTGTGACTTCACCGAAGAGGATGCGTACATTTACACTAATTCAGATAAATATGTGATTGATTTAATGAATGAATACCGTACGTACGAACAACTAGGGATTGATGGTGCTTATTTAGAAAACATCCCTCTACCTATCGATATCAAAGCAGCGATCGTCATGAAAAATCAAGCGCAATTCCATCCCTTGAAGTACTTAGAACACCTTGTTCATTATATCGTTGATCATGGCGGTGCGATCTACGAGAACACTACAGCCGTTGATATCGAGGACGACCTGTATCCAAAAGTTGTAACGAGAGACGGTTATAAAATCAAATGCGATAAGGTGATTAGTTGTTCACATTTCCCATTTTACGATAAACAGAGCTTTTATTTTTCACGCATGTATGCGGATCGATCTTACGTGTTAGCCGCAACGGTTAAGGCGGATTATCCTGGCGGTATGTATTTGAGTGCAGAGCAACCGACACGATCACTCCGCTCAACACCCTATAACGGTGAGAACCTTATTCTTATTGGTGGTGAGGGTCATAAAGCAGGTCAAGGGAAACCGATGATCAATCATTATCAAGCACTTGAAGCATTTGGTGAAGACCTATTTGGCATTAAAGAAATTCCTTATCGTTGGTCCACTCAAGACTTAACGACCTTAGATAAAGTGCCATATATCGGACAACTTACATCAAAGACTGAAAATATATTTGTGGCGACTGGGTACCGAAAATGGGGAATGACAAATGGAACAGCAGCCGCACTTGTATTAAGAGATTTAGTTACGCAACGAACAAGTCCATACAAAGACTTGTATTCACCTTCACGCTTTTATAGTGATCCAAGTCTTAAATACTTCTTAAATGAAAATGCCGATGTGGCCAAACATTTAATTCAAGGAAAATTAGAGTTTGCCCTTGATTTACGTAAGCCTGAAGAATTAAGTGAAGATGAGGGAAGTGCCGTTAAAGTTAACGGAAAAAGAGCTGGTGCCTATCGAGATACAGACGGACAGCTACACATCGTTGATACGACATGCACCCATATGTATTGTGAAGTTGAATGGAATAGTGGTGATCGTACGTGGGATTGTCCTTGTCATGGTTCAAGATACTCGATCGAAGGTGAAGTCATTGAAGGGCCAGCAAAAAAACCGTTACAAAAAATAGAAAAAACAGCTGAATAA
- a CDS encoding sodium-dependent bicarbonate transport family permease, translating to MIEIITENLLSPVVLFFVLGLIAAIFKSDLTFPKGLSEALSIYLLVAIGLKGGIELSNYTLEAVIQPIAGTLFLGIATPILTLIILRFTLKLDINNAIGLAATYGSVSIVTYGAALSFLENHSIGYESFMNAMVVLMEIPAILVALFIYGAIKTTKKQPMAPTKQVGITATPGLSWIDKDVLKESFFGKSVLLLVGSLFIGLIVGKDGLPVIEPLFIDLYNSVLMLFLLNMGIMAGERLDLIKKHGIKLVLFGICIPILYGVIGVLVGYAVNLSLGGMTLMGVLAASASYIAAPAALKTSVPHANPSIYLGLALGITFPFNLILGIPIYFTVAQWIA from the coding sequence ATGATTGAAATTATTACTGAGAATCTTTTATCTCCTGTCGTCTTATTCTTTGTACTTGGTTTGATTGCAGCGATTTTCAAGTCAGACTTAACGTTTCCCAAAGGTTTAAGTGAAGCTTTAAGTATTTATTTATTAGTAGCGATCGGGCTTAAAGGCGGGATTGAACTTTCTAATTATACACTAGAAGCAGTGATTCAACCGATTGCAGGTACCTTATTTCTAGGGATTGCCACTCCAATCCTGACGCTAATTATTCTCCGCTTCACTCTAAAACTAGACATCAATAACGCGATTGGTTTAGCCGCGACGTATGGATCAGTAAGTATTGTTACGTATGGTGCTGCCTTATCCTTTTTAGAGAACCACAGCATAGGCTATGAAAGCTTCATGAATGCAATGGTTGTTCTAATGGAAATCCCAGCGATCCTTGTTGCTCTTTTTATTTACGGAGCCATTAAAACGACGAAAAAACAACCAATGGCCCCTACAAAACAGGTAGGGATTACAGCCACACCAGGACTTTCATGGATCGATAAAGATGTCTTAAAAGAAAGCTTTTTTGGAAAAAGTGTTCTTTTATTAGTTGGAAGCTTATTTATTGGACTTATTGTTGGAAAAGATGGGCTCCCTGTCATCGAACCTTTATTCATTGATTTGTACAACAGTGTCCTCATGTTATTCCTATTGAACATGGGAATTATGGCTGGAGAACGGTTAGATCTCATTAAAAAACATGGCATAAAACTTGTTTTGTTTGGTATTTGTATCCCAATCCTTTATGGAGTGATCGGTGTACTCGTTGGTTATGCCGTGAACCTATCACTTGGGGGAATGACTTTAATGGGGGTACTTGCTGCAAGTGCATCCTATATCGCTGCACCAGCTGCTCTGAAAACGAGTGTTCCTCATGCAAATCCATCGATTTATTTAGGTTTAGCTTTAGGAATCACCTTTCCATTTAACCTAATCTTAGGTATTCCTATCTATTTTACGGTCGCACAGTGGATCGCTTAA